One Deinococcus sp. LM3 genomic region harbors:
- a CDS encoding DHH family phosphoesterase has product MRRWRVSPPLAQVLSGRGLSAALLDPPLTLTPNPALREAAARIVQAIRERKRIRIHGDYDADGVSATATLVLGLRDLDADVHGFIPHRLNEGYGVHPDRVPEHAAACDLLVTVDCGVTNHDEVRALLDHGTQVIVTDHHAPGDEFPDALVVHPSLTTDFDHDLHNLTGAGVAYHLLWAVNDLLGLPEPRPYAALATLGTVADVAPLIGENRALVRAGLDALADTELPGLRALLDAGRVRRPTARDVAFILAPRINAAGRMGEADVALDLLTQRSPHEAARLAEYLEIRNLERRKLQDDMFAQALSIADPADPALVVTHPDWHAGVMGIVASKLLETYHKPVYIIAQGKGSVRSTPGISAVQGLRFSHDLLKRYGGHPGAAGFSIDPANIGAFRDRIHEYARQFPAPHPRVRLDAPLPGLGASLDLLAEAATFEPFGEGHPLPLWHLRDTLSDTRLVGKKGNSLQFKVAGLRGIKFDETDDTGGERDLAAQLVSSEWRGQTRLEFHGQALRAPATLRLDAPPAPQPYPRLNPKAAMDHLRAGAAAHATGPIAAYLRDNVPGLTLTGPGDAHPGGELILYALPPEDDLRRWASEGRVSFAFGPRTLADLEGSLTRHHLGTPPTNPLLGAEDSLEGAADAYRRWQWAHHWRTLDDEGWSASVHAMLGLPAVPEREAVSAD; this is encoded by the coding sequence ATGCGCCGCTGGCGGGTGTCCCCTCCGCTGGCGCAGGTCCTGAGCGGGCGTGGGCTGAGCGCCGCGCTGCTGGACCCACCCCTGACCCTGACGCCCAACCCGGCCCTGCGGGAAGCGGCCGCCCGGATCGTGCAGGCCATCCGCGAACGCAAACGCATCCGCATCCACGGGGATTACGACGCGGACGGCGTGAGCGCCACCGCCACCCTGGTCCTGGGCCTGCGCGACCTGGACGCCGACGTGCACGGCTTCATCCCGCACCGCCTGAACGAGGGGTACGGCGTCCACCCGGATCGCGTGCCGGAACACGCCGCCGCCTGCGACCTGCTCGTGACGGTGGACTGCGGCGTGACCAACCACGACGAGGTGCGCGCCCTGCTGGACCACGGCACGCAGGTCATCGTGACCGACCACCACGCGCCCGGCGACGAATTCCCGGACGCGCTGGTCGTCCACCCGAGCCTGACCACCGACTTCGACCACGACCTGCACAACCTGACCGGTGCGGGCGTCGCGTACCACCTGCTGTGGGCCGTGAACGACCTGCTGGGGCTACCGGAACCCCGCCCCTACGCGGCCCTGGCGACCCTGGGCACCGTGGCCGACGTGGCCCCCCTGATCGGCGAGAACCGCGCTCTGGTCCGCGCCGGACTGGACGCCCTGGCCGACACCGAACTGCCGGGCCTGCGCGCCCTGCTGGACGCCGGACGGGTCCGCCGACCCACCGCGCGGGACGTGGCGTTTATCCTCGCGCCTCGCATCAACGCCGCCGGGCGCATGGGCGAGGCTGATGTGGCCCTGGACCTGCTCACGCAGCGCAGCCCGCACGAGGCCGCCCGCCTCGCCGAGTACCTGGAAATCCGCAACCTGGAACGCCGCAAGTTGCAGGACGACATGTTCGCGCAGGCATTGAGCATCGCGGACCCCGCCGACCCGGCGCTGGTCGTCACGCACCCCGACTGGCACGCCGGGGTGATGGGCATCGTGGCCAGCAAACTGCTCGAGACGTACCACAAACCCGTGTACATCATCGCGCAGGGCAAGGGCTCGGTCCGCAGCACGCCTGGCATCAGCGCCGTGCAGGGCCTTCGTTTCAGTCACGACCTGCTCAAACGTTACGGCGGGCACCCCGGCGCCGCCGGGTTCTCCATCGACCCCGCCAACATCGGCGCGTTCCGGGACCGCATTCACGAGTACGCCCGGCAGTTCCCCGCGCCGCACCCCCGCGTGCGCCTGGACGCCCCGCTGCCCGGCCTGGGCGCCTCGCTGGACCTGCTGGCCGAGGCCGCCACCTTCGAACCGTTCGGCGAGGGCCACCCGCTGCCGCTGTGGCACCTGCGCGACACCCTGAGCGACACCCGACTGGTCGGCAAGAAAGGCAACAGCCTGCAGTTCAAGGTGGCGGGCCTGCGCGGCATCAAATTCGACGAGACCGACGACACCGGCGGCGAACGCGACCTCGCCGCGCAACTGGTCAGCAGCGAGTGGCGCGGCCAGACCCGCCTGGAATTCCACGGTCAGGCGCTGCGCGCCCCCGCCACCCTGCGCCTGGACGCGCCGCCCGCCCCGCAGCCCTACCCGCGCCTGAACCCGAAAGCCGCCATGGACCACCTGCGCGCCGGAGCGGCCGCGCACGCCACCGGCCCCATCGCCGCGTACCTGCGTGACAACGTGCCGGGCCTCACCCTGACCGGCCCGGGCGACGCGCACCCCGGCGGCGAACTGATCCTGTACGCCCTGCCGCCCGAGGACGACCTGCGCCGCTGGGCCAGCGAGGGCCGCGTGTCGTTCGCGTTCGGCCCCCGGACCCTCGCGGATCTGGAAGGCAGCCTGACCCGCCACCACCTGGGCACCCCGCCCACCAACCCCCTGCTGGGCGCCGAGGACAGCCTGGAGGGCGCCGCCGACGCCTACCGCCGCTGGCAGTGGGCGCACCACTGGCGCACCCTGGACGATGAGGGCTGGAGCGCCAGCGTGCACGCCATGCTGGGCCTGCCAGCCGTGCCGGAACGCGAAGCGGTCAGCGCCGACTGA
- a CDS encoding TerB family tellurite resistance protein, translating to MGFLKNLKDRAQQGLDAAQKGWGQYNNAKFADAAMAASALISAADGRIDPEERRKTAAFIMSSDKLKAFDVSVLAAKYDAHCDTMTRDPDFGKINLLQAVGKVAKDAVEARTVAQVALLIATADGNFDESEQKMARDIIHALKLQPGEFGL from the coding sequence ATGGGATTCCTGAAGAACCTGAAAGACCGCGCCCAGCAGGGCCTCGACGCCGCCCAGAAAGGGTGGGGGCAGTACAACAACGCCAAGTTCGCGGACGCCGCCATGGCCGCCAGCGCCCTGATCAGCGCCGCCGACGGCCGCATCGACCCCGAGGAGCGGCGCAAGACGGCCGCGTTCATCATGAGTTCCGACAAGCTCAAGGCCTTCGACGTGAGCGTGCTGGCCGCCAAGTACGACGCGCACTGCGACACCATGACCCGCGACCCGGACTTCGGGAAGATCAACCTGCTTCAGGCGGTCGGGAAGGTCGCCAAGGACGCCGTGGAGGCCCGCACGGTCGCCCAGGTGGCCCTGCTGATCGCCACCGCCGACGGCAACTTCGACGAGAGCGAGCAGAAGATGGCGCGCGACATCATCCACGCGCTGAAACTGCAACCCGGCGAATTCGGACTGTAA
- a CDS encoding NAD(P)-binding protein, which translates to MTRADVLVVGAGLGGLAFAQDAARAGLRVALLDKARGVSGRAATRRVTLPDGPEVRLDHGARFFTARSDRARTLAESGVRDGWNAVWTRGVARWQAGQVTPPDDGHPRYAPPAGMSALGRTLARGLDVSTGVTVTSLSRLDAAQGGWRVHSREGQSWDGARLILNVPAPQLLALLGTLDPGSPDAVPAVLHGHDSEGAAWQAGPVTYDPCWAAGVILRHDVPAHWRALRPEHPVLEWIAREHTKRPDGAPPALTLHATPAWSRANLERTPEQVLPDLLVAAQDILGPLDVAQAFAHRWRYSIPAVTAPGPCHWDAALGLGWCGDWFTPDPHGPRVESALLSGWALARRVTGTD; encoded by the coding sequence ATGACCCGCGCAGACGTGCTGGTGGTCGGCGCGGGCCTGGGCGGACTGGCGTTCGCGCAGGACGCCGCCCGCGCCGGTCTGCGTGTGGCCCTGCTGGACAAGGCGCGCGGCGTGTCCGGCCGGGCCGCCACCCGCCGCGTGACCCTCCCGGACGGGCCGGAGGTCCGCCTGGATCACGGGGCGCGCTTCTTCACGGCCCGCAGCGACCGCGCCCGCACCCTGGCAGAAAGCGGCGTGCGGGACGGCTGGAACGCCGTGTGGACGCGCGGCGTGGCCCGCTGGCAGGCCGGGCAGGTCACCCCGCCCGACGACGGGCACCCCCGCTACGCCCCCCCGGCAGGCATGAGCGCCCTGGGCCGCACCCTGGCACGCGGCCTGGACGTGAGCACCGGCGTGACCGTCACCAGCCTGAGCCGCCTGGATGCCGCTCAGGGCGGCTGGCGCGTGCACTCGCGCGAGGGGCAGTCCTGGGACGGGGCGAGGCTGATCCTGAACGTCCCGGCCCCGCAACTCCTGGCGCTGCTGGGCACCCTGGACCCCGGCAGCCCCGACGCCGTCCCGGCCGTCCTGCACGGCCACGATTCTGAGGGAGCAGCGTGGCAGGCCGGACCGGTCACGTACGACCCCTGCTGGGCGGCCGGCGTGATCCTGCGCCACGATGTGCCCGCCCACTGGCGCGCCCTGCGGCCCGAACACCCGGTCCTGGAATGGATCGCGCGCGAGCACACCAAACGCCCGGACGGCGCGCCCCCCGCGCTGACGCTGCACGCCACGCCCGCGTGGAGCCGCGCGAACCTGGAACGCACGCCCGAACAGGTGCTGCCGGACCTGCTGGTCGCCGCGCAGGACATCCTCGGCCCGCTGGACGTCGCGCAGGCCTTCGCGCACCGCTGGCGGTACTCCATCCCCGCCGTCACCGCCCCCGGCCCCTGCCACTGGGACGCCGCCCTGGGCCTGGGCTGGTGCGGCGACTGGTTCACGCCCGACCCGCACGGCCCGCGCGTGGAGAGTGCGCTGCTCAGCGGGTGGGCACTGGCCCGCCGCGTGACCGGTACGGACTGA
- a CDS encoding CoA-binding protein, protein MTLLTQTAQIVNVLSTHKVIAVVGFHHDSVKPAYYVPEYMHRQGYTIIPVNPALAARGESYFGHRAVSTLAEIGVPVDIVDIFRRSDKVRLHVPDILAMTPPPKVVWMQLGIRDDAVAAELSGHGIDVVQDRCLLADHRALL, encoded by the coding sequence ATGACCCTCCTGACGCAGACGGCGCAGATCGTGAACGTCCTGAGCACCCACAAGGTCATCGCGGTGGTCGGCTTTCACCATGACAGCGTGAAACCCGCGTACTACGTCCCGGAGTACATGCACCGCCAGGGGTACACCATCATTCCCGTGAACCCGGCGCTGGCCGCGCGCGGCGAGAGTTACTTCGGGCACCGCGCGGTGTCCACGCTGGCCGAGATCGGGGTGCCGGTGGACATCGTGGACATCTTCCGCCGCAGCGACAAGGTGAGGCTGCATGTGCCGGACATCCTGGCCATGACGCCGCCCCCGAAGGTCGTGTGGATGCAGCTGGGCATCCGCGACGACGCCGTGGCCGCCGAGCTGAGCGGTCACGGCATCGACGTGGTGCAGGACCGCTGCCTGCTCGCGGATCACCGCGCGCTGCTGTGA
- the hemL gene encoding glutamate-1-semialdehyde 2,1-aminomutase: MKTEFMSAVLPAPTAQSEALFARARAVTPGGVNSPVRAFRSVGGTPRFIASAQGAYLTDADGTRYLDYIGSWGPMILGHNLPAVREAVADALQFGTSFGAPGEREVLLAEQVTRLTGVDRVRFVSSGTEATMSALRLARGATGRKFILKFRGNYHGHADGLLVEAGSGLMTNEGHLGAAAPSSAGVPEEYARLTLVSEYNDPQALDALMAERGHELAAVIFEPVVGNAGVLVPTPEFLAALHRVREHGTLLIADEVMTGFRLSLRGATGLLGLQPDLICWGKIIGGGLPVGAYGGRADVMDFVSPQGPVYQAGTLSGNPLAMAAGLATLTALENTPDLYARLDAYTAQLASGLKAAAQAAGVPVSVNRVGSMLTAFHQDVPDGSVRTYTDAARSDTTAFAGWFQGMLARGVYWAPSQFESIFVSGAHGDTELNATLEAAQAAYLDLGAQNMGAGA; encoded by the coding sequence ATGAAGACCGAGTTTATGTCTGCCGTCCTGCCCGCGCCGACCGCGCAGTCCGAGGCGCTGTTCGCGCGGGCGCGCGCCGTCACGCCCGGCGGGGTGAACAGCCCGGTGCGGGCCTTTCGCAGCGTGGGCGGCACGCCGCGCTTTATTGCCAGCGCGCAGGGCGCGTACCTGACGGACGCGGACGGCACCCGCTACCTGGATTACATCGGGTCGTGGGGGCCGATGATCCTGGGGCACAACCTGCCCGCCGTGCGCGAGGCGGTCGCGGACGCCCTGCAGTTCGGCACGAGTTTCGGCGCGCCCGGTGAACGCGAGGTGCTGCTGGCCGAGCAGGTCACGCGCCTGACCGGCGTGGACCGCGTGCGGTTCGTCAGCAGCGGCACCGAGGCGACCATGAGCGCCCTGCGGCTGGCGCGCGGCGCGACGGGCCGCAAGTTCATCCTGAAGTTCCGCGGGAACTACCACGGGCACGCGGACGGCCTGCTCGTCGAGGCCGGGAGCGGCCTGATGACGAACGAGGGGCACCTGGGCGCGGCGGCCCCCAGCAGCGCGGGCGTGCCCGAGGAGTACGCGCGCCTGACGCTGGTCAGCGAGTACAACGACCCGCAGGCGCTCGACGCCCTGATGGCCGAGCGGGGGCACGAGCTGGCGGCCGTGATCTTCGAGCCGGTCGTGGGGAACGCCGGGGTGCTGGTGCCCACGCCGGAATTCCTGGCGGCGCTGCACCGCGTCAGGGAGCACGGCACACTGCTGATCGCCGATGAGGTCATGACCGGGTTCCGCCTGTCGCTGCGCGGCGCGACCGGGCTGCTGGGCCTGCAACCGGACCTGATCTGCTGGGGCAAGATCATCGGCGGGGGCCTGCCGGTCGGCGCTTATGGCGGCCGGGCCGACGTGATGGATTTCGTGTCGCCGCAGGGACCGGTGTACCAGGCGGGCACGCTCAGCGGGAACCCACTGGCGATGGCGGCGGGCCTGGCGACCCTGACGGCCCTGGAGAACACCCCGGACCTGTACGCGCGGCTGGACGCGTACACGGCGCAGCTGGCCTCGGGCCTGAAGGCGGCGGCGCAGGCGGCGGGCGTGCCGGTCAGCGTGAACCGGGTGGGCAGCATGCTCACGGCGTTCCATCAGGACGTGCCGGACGGCAGCGTACGCACGTACACCGACGCGGCCCGCAGCGACACGACCGCCTTCGCGGGCTGGTTCCAGGGGATGCTGGCGCGCGGCGTGTACTGGGCGCCCAGCCAGTTCGAGAGCATCTTCGTGAGCGGCGCGCACGGCGACACCGAACTGAACGCCACGCTGGAGGCCGCGCAGGCCGCGTACCTTGACCTGGGAGCGCAGAACATGGGGGCCGGCGCATGA
- a CDS encoding alpha/beta hydrolase, whose protein sequence is MMRSLTASLLAALALAACSRTPVPAETRTQDTRTFTAITPTLTARTGAQLYQGKMPGLRGEAAYAIEVPATWNGQLVMYTHGYAGDGPELRVQTPPLRDYWLSLGYAWAASSYSANYYDVQAGVEDTNALANAFATLTGRARPTKTLIMGVSMGGHVAGAAVEKETAQTAKNRTTYAAAMPVCGVMDEEYEFQWLGDYTLVAAHLAGLGARTFPQGTDTFKALLPDILNASFSSYSGALWQENATQGAKLREIARNLTGGPRPVFDLGFRVGALQGAVFSTGGSDGTVTGILPRNTYGNANTTYRWTTAAAPTPAEVAFNASILRVTPAQNANPALPDRVRYLPRVNGEFSVPVLTLHTTGDFYVPFRHQQLYRAAATAAGSGDRLVQRAIRAPGHCDFTAAELVEGFNDLVKWEAGGTKPAGDDVTTPAVVADPSYGCTFTRGTRPGVDSCPAN, encoded by the coding sequence ATGATGCGTTCCCTGACCGCCAGTCTGCTCGCTGCCCTCGCCCTCGCCGCCTGCTCCCGCACGCCCGTTCCCGCCGAGACCCGCACGCAGGACACCCGCACCTTCACGGCCATCACGCCCACCCTGACCGCCCGGACCGGCGCGCAGCTCTACCAGGGCAAGATGCCGGGCCTGCGCGGCGAGGCCGCCTACGCCATCGAGGTGCCGGCCACCTGGAACGGACAGCTGGTCATGTACACCCACGGGTACGCCGGGGACGGCCCGGAACTGCGCGTCCAGACCCCCCCGCTGCGCGACTACTGGCTGAGCCTCGGGTACGCCTGGGCCGCCAGTTCCTACAGCGCCAACTACTACGACGTGCAGGCCGGCGTGGAAGACACCAACGCCCTGGCCAACGCCTTCGCCACCCTGACCGGCCGCGCCAGGCCCACCAAGACGCTGATCATGGGCGTCAGCATGGGCGGCCACGTGGCAGGCGCCGCCGTCGAGAAGGAGACCGCGCAGACCGCGAAGAACAGGACCACCTACGCCGCCGCCATGCCCGTGTGCGGCGTCATGGACGAGGAGTACGAATTCCAGTGGCTGGGCGACTACACCCTGGTCGCCGCGCACCTCGCGGGCCTGGGCGCCAGGACCTTCCCGCAGGGCACCGACACCTTCAAGGCGCTGCTGCCCGACATCCTGAACGCCAGCTTCAGCTCGTACAGCGGCGCGCTGTGGCAGGAGAACGCCACGCAGGGCGCCAAACTGCGTGAGATCGCCCGCAACCTCACGGGCGGCCCCCGCCCCGTGTTCGACCTGGGCTTCCGCGTCGGGGCGCTCCAGGGCGCCGTGTTCAGCACCGGCGGCTCGGACGGCACCGTGACCGGCATCCTGCCCCGCAACACGTACGGGAACGCGAACACCACCTACCGCTGGACGACCGCCGCCGCGCCCACCCCCGCCGAGGTCGCCTTCAACGCCAGCATCCTGCGCGTCACGCCCGCCCAGAACGCCAACCCCGCCCTGCCGGACCGCGTGCGCTACCTGCCGCGCGTGAACGGCGAATTCAGCGTGCCGGTCCTGACCCTGCACACCACCGGGGACTTCTACGTGCCCTTCCGGCACCAGCAGCTGTACCGCGCCGCCGCCACTGCCGCCGGGAGCGGCGACCGGCTCGTGCAGCGCGCGATCCGCGCGCCCGGCCACTGCGACTTCACGGCCGCCGAACTCGTCGAGGGCTTCAACGACCTCGTGAAATGGGAAGCGGGCGGCACGAAACCCGCCGGGGACGACGTGACCACCCCCGCCGTCGTCGCCGACCCCAGCTACGGCTGCACATTCACCCGTGGCACGCGCCCCGGCGTGGACTCCTGCCCCGCGAACTGA
- a CDS encoding thiamine diphosphokinase, whose protein sequence is MIAWILVGGRLVDAPLLRALPRPGVVVAADGGARHAALLGMQGPGIQGPGLRVDVWVGDFDSSAGVFVDAPREVHPAAKDETDAELAVRVALERGATELVLLGAFGGRFDHALALALLAVRLTERDGQRVTLTSGDEWGWPLTPASPLSLDVPPGATLSVLAVSDLRGLSLGGVRWPLTDTDIPLGSGWTVSNEVQGGPVTASLRGGRALVTVLPTLPD, encoded by the coding sequence TTGATCGCGTGGATTCTGGTGGGGGGCCGGCTGGTGGATGCGCCGCTGCTGCGGGCGTTGCCGCGTCCGGGGGTGGTGGTCGCGGCGGACGGCGGGGCGCGGCACGCGGCGCTGCTGGGTATGCAGGGGCCGGGTATACAGGGGCCGGGCCTGCGGGTGGACGTGTGGGTGGGGGATTTCGACTCGTCGGCGGGTGTGTTCGTGGACGCGCCGCGCGAGGTGCATCCGGCCGCGAAGGACGAGACGGACGCGGAACTGGCGGTGCGGGTGGCGCTGGAGCGCGGCGCAACCGAGCTGGTGCTGCTGGGCGCGTTCGGGGGGCGCTTTGATCACGCGCTGGCGCTGGCGCTGCTGGCCGTGCGCCTGACGGAACGCGACGGGCAGCGCGTGACCCTGACCAGCGGGGACGAGTGGGGCTGGCCGCTGACGCCCGCCTCTCCCCTGTCGCTGGACGTGCCGCCGGGCGCGACCCTGAGCGTGCTGGCCGTCTCGGACCTGCGGGGCCTGAGCCTGGGCGGCGTGCGCTGGCCGCTGACGGACACCGATATTCCGCTGGGGAGCGGCTGGACGGTCAGCAACGAGGTGCAGGGCGGGCCGGTGACCGCCTCGCTGCGCGGGGGCCGCGCGCTCGTGACGGTCCTGCCCACCCTGCCGGACTGA
- a CDS encoding CTP synthase, with protein MKYIFVTGGVVSSLGKGVASASLGALLRARGYRVTAVKIDPYINIDAGTMRPYEHGEVFVTASGAETDLDIGNYERFLDLDIPAGSNITTGQVYQEVIRKERAGDYLSQTVQVIPHVTDEIKSRIRAAGERAGAEIVLIEVGGTVGDIESLPFLEAIRQFKFDEGDENVLYLHLTLVPYLGTSNEFKTKPTQHSVAELRSVGISPDIVMVRSKEKLPAEITRKIAAFTSVRENRVFSSFDVSHVYEVPLALEEQGLGKTVEDILSLERTHPNLGVWQNAVRTIKQPRREVTIAIAGKYTAMPDAYLSLMESLTHAGIANDARVNIQWVNAEDLADASVTPDDVRERLAAADGILVPGGFGIRGIEGKVRAAQYARESGTPYLGICLGMQIAVIEYARHKAGLEGANSAEFDEYAPHRVIDLMPEQLEVAGMGGTMRLGDWPMDLKAGTKIAELYGVPQGGTVRERHRHRFEVNPAYTGRLQDAGLVISGVTPGVEGRGAGLVETIEIPGHPFFVALQAHPEFKSRPMRPSPPFAAFVKAALDAQQA; from the coding sequence ATGAAATACATCTTCGTTACAGGCGGCGTCGTCAGCAGCCTTGGTAAAGGCGTGGCCAGCGCGTCCCTCGGGGCGCTGCTGCGTGCGCGCGGCTACCGCGTCACGGCCGTCAAGATCGACCCGTACATCAACATCGACGCCGGCACCATGCGCCCCTACGAGCACGGCGAGGTCTTCGTCACGGCCTCAGGTGCCGAGACCGATCTGGACATCGGCAACTACGAACGCTTCCTGGACCTCGACATTCCCGCCGGCAGCAACATCACGACCGGGCAGGTGTACCAGGAAGTCATCCGCAAGGAACGCGCCGGGGATTACCTGTCGCAGACCGTGCAGGTCATCCCGCACGTCACGGACGAGATCAAGAGCCGCATCCGCGCCGCTGGCGAGCGCGCCGGGGCCGAGATCGTCCTGATCGAGGTGGGCGGCACCGTCGGCGACATCGAGAGCCTGCCGTTCCTCGAGGCGATCCGGCAGTTCAAGTTCGACGAGGGCGACGAGAACGTCCTGTACCTGCACCTGACGCTGGTGCCGTACCTGGGTACCAGCAACGAGTTCAAGACCAAACCCACCCAGCACTCGGTCGCGGAACTGCGCTCCGTGGGCATCAGCCCCGACATCGTGATGGTCCGCAGCAAGGAGAAACTCCCGGCCGAGATCACCCGCAAGATCGCCGCGTTCACCAGCGTGCGCGAGAACCGGGTGTTCTCCAGCTTCGACGTGTCGCACGTCTACGAGGTGCCGCTGGCGCTGGAAGAACAGGGCCTGGGCAAGACCGTCGAGGACATCCTGTCCCTGGAACGCACCCACCCGAACCTGGGCGTGTGGCAGAACGCCGTCAGGACCATCAAGCAGCCCCGGCGCGAGGTCACGATCGCCATCGCCGGGAAGTACACCGCCATGCCCGACGCGTACCTGAGCCTCATGGAGTCCCTCACGCACGCCGGGATCGCCAACGACGCCCGCGTGAACATCCAGTGGGTGAACGCCGAGGACCTCGCCGACGCCAGCGTCACGCCTGACGATGTGCGGGAACGCCTCGCCGCCGCCGACGGGATTCTGGTGCCCGGCGGGTTCGGTATTCGCGGCATCGAGGGCAAGGTCCGCGCCGCGCAGTACGCCCGCGAGAGCGGCACCCCCTACCTGGGCATCTGCCTGGGCATGCAGATCGCCGTGATCGAGTACGCCCGCCACAAGGCCGGCCTGGAAGGCGCCAACAGCGCCGAATTCGACGAGTACGCCCCGCACCGCGTGATCGACCTGATGCCCGAACAGCTGGAAGTCGCCGGGATGGGCGGCACCATGCGCCTGGGCGACTGGCCCATGGACCTGAAAGCCGGCACTAAGATCGCTGAACTGTACGGCGTCCCGCAGGGCGGCACCGTCCGCGAACGCCACCGCCACCGCTTCGAGGTCAACCCGGCCTACACCGGCCGCCTCCAGGACGCCGGACTGGTCATCAGCGGCGTCACCCCCGGCGTGGAAGGACGCGGCGCGGGCCTCGTGGAGACCATCGAGATTCCCGGCCACCCCTTCTTCGTGGCCCTCCAGGCCCACCCGGAATTCAAGAGCCGCCCCATGCGCCCCAGCCCCCCCTTCGCCGCCTTCGTCAAGGCCGCGCTGGACGCCCAGCAGGCGTAA
- the coaE gene encoding dephospho-CoA kinase (Dephospho-CoA kinase (CoaE) performs the final step in coenzyme A biosynthesis.) gives MSFPSLRRVGLTGSIGAGKSTVAALLRERGLTVLDADEQARLVTQDPDVLALLDVRFPGVVVGGTLDRAALAARVFGDPAALTDLNAITHPRVRERMAELEAQAVARGEQTVVQDVPLLFESSLHTQMDAVIVVDAPLPLRVRRVMDRSGLTETEVLARDARQLPAEQKRQRATVVIDNSGDHAHLETQVDAALRQLGLDG, from the coding sequence ATGAGCTTCCCTTCCCTCCGGCGCGTGGGCCTGACCGGCTCCATCGGCGCAGGCAAGAGTACCGTCGCCGCCCTGCTGCGCGAGCGCGGCCTGACCGTCCTGGACGCCGACGAGCAGGCCCGGCTGGTCACGCAGGACCCGGACGTTCTGGCCCTGCTGGACGTCCGCTTTCCCGGCGTGGTGGTCGGCGGCACCCTGGACCGCGCCGCGCTGGCCGCGCGGGTGTTCGGCGATCCGGCCGCACTGACGGACCTGAACGCCATCACACACCCGCGCGTGCGTGAGCGCATGGCGGAGCTGGAAGCACAGGCCGTCGCACGCGGAGAACAGACCGTCGTGCAGGACGTGCCACTGCTGTTCGAGAGCAGCCTGCACACCCAGATGGACGCCGTGATCGTCGTGGACGCCCCCCTGCCGCTGCGCGTGCGGCGCGTCATGGACCGCAGCGGCCTGACCGAGACCGAGGTGCTGGCCCGCGACGCCCGCCAGCTCCCCGCCGAGCAGAAACGTCAGCGGGCCACCGTCGTCATCGACAACAGCGGCGACCACGCCCACCTGGAAACGCAGGTGGACGCCGCGCTGCGCCAGCTGGGGCTGGATGGTTGA